The window CCTGCCATCTGGCTGGAAGGTATTATACTGGCATCCAGAGGCAAAAAAGTGGCTCTGCCGGAAGGAGAAATCCCCGATAATTCAAAGCTGGTCGAGAAAGCCGTCGACAGCTACGAGGAAACGATTCAAATAAAGGAACATCAGGAATGAAAAAATTATTCGCTCTCGCCGTTGTCATTTGCATGCTGATTGCAGGCTGCACTGATACCAAAAGCCGCTCCACCGGTGTCTATATGCTGTTGGACACCTCCGGCACCTATGCCGTGGAGCTGCAAAAAGCTCAGAAAATACTCAACTACCTGCTGGGGGTTCTGTCACCCGGCGATACCCTGGCGGTGGCCCGCATTGATACCGGCAGCTTCAGTGAAAAAGATATTGTCGCCAAAGTCACCTTTGACGAACGCCCGTCGGTGGCCAACAACCAGAAACGGGCCTTTATGCAGAACGTTGAAAACTTTGTCAAAACCGTCAAAGGCAGCCCGTATACCGATATCTCAGGCGGTATCCTGCAGGCGATTGAATACCTGAACGAAGCCGAATCCGGCAAAAAATACATCCTGATTTTTTCAGATCTGAAAGAGGAACTGGCCAAAGGGTACAAGCGCGATATTCCCTTTCAGTTGCCGGATTACAACGTCATCGCTTTAAATGTCACCAAGCTGCGCGGCGATAATATGGATCCCAAGGAATATCTGGCGCGCGTCGAGGATTGGCGCGGCAAGGTTGAAAAGGGCGGCGGCGATTGGGGCATGATCAACGATCTGGAGCGTCTGGATAATATTTTCGCCAATTAAGCCGGACACGAAAAATGAAAAAATGCGGTTATCTGGGAAACTCCAATAGGATGCATCTGATATGATTTGCACCACGAAGAACACGAAGATCTCAAAGGGAAAACACATTAGTTTACTTTTATCCTTTCGTGTCCTTCGTGCCCTTCGTGGTTTTGTGTGCCTAACTTGAGCTTTCTGCATAACCATATTAAAAAATAATCTGTTATAGGTTGGTTGGGGTCACTTTCGGTGACCCCATTTTTTCTTGTTTTGAACCTGCCATCATCCCCGCAGCGTTTAAAATCTTGACATCTCAAACAAGCGGGAATTAATATCAGCGCTGCACATCAACCTCCAATTCACCCTAACCCGAGCATTTTGGCTGTCAATGGTGAAACCAAGAGCCCTGATAAAGCTGCCCGAAAAGGATCGCACGGCAAAATCATGTCTTGTGCTGCTGACAATGGCCGCCCTGATCCTTGCCATCACCGGCTGTGCCGCTGATCTGCTGACAAAAGGCGCGGACCCTGAGATTGTAGGTGCGCCTGCGCGGGTCGGCACGCTGACCAATCCGCAGCTCACGGAAGTCAGTGGGCTGGCCGCATCCAGCGTTTATCCGAGCCTGCTGTGGGCCATCAATGACGGCGGTGATGATCCGCTGCTGTATGCGGTCGGCAGCGACGGGGCTGACTTAGGCACCTTCCGGGTAGAAGGCGCCCAAAACAATGACTGGGAGGCGCTGGCCTCATTTCGCCTTGGGGAAAACGCTTATCTGTTGATTGCCGATGTCGGCGACAACTGGGAGCAGCGCCCGAACGCCACACTCTATGTGGTCAAAGAGCCGGACGTGACCGCCACCGGTTTGGACAGTGAGGCGGTAATCCCCATTGCCTGGCAGATCCACTTTACCTATGAGGATGGCCCGCGGGATTGCGAGGCTGCCAGTGTGGATGCGGCCCATCAAAGCGTGCTGCTGATGACCAAACGCGGACAGACACCCCTGCTGTATGAGGTGGCGCTGCAGCCCGCTGATTCAACCGCGCCGGCCGTGGCGCGCAAATTGGCGAGCGTGCCGCATTTTACCTGGCCCACGGACATGGACCTGTCACCCGATGGTCTGTCGGCGGTGGTGCTAAACTATAATCATGCTTATCTGTTTAGGCGCCGAACCCAGGATGGCTGGCCGGAAGCCTTCCAGAAAAAGCCCCGGCGTTTGCGCTTTGAAACCCTGGTGCAACAGGAAGCTGTCTGTTTCGGATTTTACGGCAAATCGGTCTGGGTGACTTCCGAACGGCGGCCGGCGCCGCTGGTGCGGATAGAGCTGGAAGAATAATATCTTAATATCAGAGTAGGATAGGATAATCTTCTTACAAGAATTTTCTCTAAAATAGATGATTCCACCAGCAGGTTACCCGGTTGAGTCCACCTCCGGCGGATTGAGCCTGTTAAAAAAGGAATAATGTCTTGTTTTTATTGAACCGGATAACGGGCTAACCCGCCAAAGGCGGACAAGCGGGTAACGGGCTCAACCTATTGTTGTTGGCAAAATGTTGAGATAGCCTTTAGACTCCACAGTTAATATATTGGATACAGAACCCACCACATCTCCATACAAAATCCGCAATGTACGCCTGTTTATTGCTTTCCGGGTCTTTTTTAACTGCCGCTTTTACTATCCGGTATTTACCATTTTATTTTTAGACTATGGTCTGACCTTAGAGCAGTTTGCCCTGCTCAATGCCGCCTGGGCAGCCACCATTGTGCTGCTGGAGGTGCCCTCCGGCGCCCTGGCCGACACGGTCGGTCGTCGCAATTTACTGGTGTTTACCGGGATTTTGATGGTCATCGAAATGATCTTGCTGTGTTTTGCGCCGCGGGGCAACGCGCAGCTGTTGTTTCCCATTTTTTTGGTCAATCGAATTTTGAGCGGCGCGGCCGAGGCAGCGGCCTCCGGGGCCGATGAAGCCATCGCTTATGACAGCCTCGAGGCTGAAGGTGATGTGCGGGATTGGCCGCGGGTTCTCGAAAAGCAGATGTGGGCACGATCCAGCGCCTTTATCATTGCCATGAGCCTGGGGGCCGCCGTTTACGACCCCCAGTTGATGCAGCGCGTCGCCGACGCACTGGGCCTCAATGTGACATTTAATCAGGGCATCACCCTGCGCATCCCTCCCCTGCTGACCCTGCTGATGGCCGTCTTCACCCTGATCACCGCCTGGTGCATGCGCGAAACCGAACCGCGGTACCAGCAGGCCAAAACCGGCGGCGGGTCATCAATTGGCCAGGCCTTTAAACTAACCTTTACCGCCGGCGGCTGGATTTTGCGAACGCCCTTTGCGCTGGTTATCATTCTGGCCGGTTTGGTTTTTGACAACTGCATTCGCATGATCATCACCCTCAACAGCCAGTATTACCGTTTGATCGAGCTGCCGGAAGCCACCTTTGGCCTGATCGGATCCGGGCTAGCGATACTGGGCCTGGTGATGCCGCGGCTTGCCCGACGCCTGGCACAAAAGCATTCGCCCGCGTTTAATCTGTCCGTGATGGCCGCACTGACCCTGATCGGATTGATCGGTATGACCTTTTTTTGGCCGATTATCGGATTGTTGCCGCTTATCATATTGGTGGCGGTCATGTATCTGGAAAATTTTTTCCAGAGCCATTATTTGAACCGCATCACCGATTCCCATCAGCGGGCAACGGTCTTAAGCTTCAAGGGGCTGTCGTTTAACCTGGCCTATGGCCTGATCGGGGTGCTGTACTCTTTGCTGCTGGCATATCTGAGCCGAGGTGTTGTCGCCGCACAGCCGAACATCGGCGACCTTCAACTGGAAAACCTGGTATTTGTAAAATCCATCGCCTGGTTTCCCGGCTATTTTCTGCTGACCATGCTGGCGGTGCTGGTACTTGCCCGCTGGCGGCTGAAAAACACCGACGAGCACCGGCGCATTGGTTGAAGCTGTGTGTCTATAAATTGGGGTAACAGGCCGGCGCAACCACTATATAGTGTACTTTTCTATTGCCTTTTCTCACAAATACATCTATTTTTAACATACGGCATGAGCGCATGGTCATCCTACTAATCTAAAAAACCAAAAACAATAGGATAGAAAAATGGCACAATCCCAAGACAGCAGCGGCAAGGATTTCGTATTGAACAGCAGTTACGGGGAAACCGAATCCATGGAAAACGCTGAAGACGCTTACTATGGCTCCGGCGGCACTTCCAACGGACAGCCATTTAAACACATCTATATTGCCCTGGCCGGCTTCCTGGTGCTTATTGTGTTAACGGTGGTGGTTATTGCCAGAACCTATAGCCTGGCCGAAAAATCCCAGTTGCTGGCAATGGAATCCAGGCTCGAGCAATTGGAAAGTCGCCTGGGATCCATGGATGGTGAGGGTGGGCTCTCCCAGGCCGGCGGATCGGGGAATCAGTTGATTTTGTTGACAGAACGCCTGGACCAGCTTGAAGCCAATATGACCGCCCGCATCAAGAACCTGGCCACCCAGCTCAATACCGCCGCTGCCACAGCGGCTCCGGAGGCCGTCAAAAAGGCTGAGGCCGCCCCCAAGGCCAAGCCCGCTAAAGCCGCCCCGGCGGCAAAAAAGCAGGCCCCGGCTAAAATGCACACGGTCAAGCAGGGCGAAAACCTGTATCGCATCAGCCGCCGCTACAATCTTTCTGTTGACCAATTGAGACAATACAACAAGCTGGATTCAAAGGCCGCCATTTATCCCGGCCAGAAATTAAAGATTTCCGCACCCCAATAGGCTTCCGTCACCCGGCCGCCACTCCCACCGACAAGCTGCCCCCGGCGAGCGGAAGGCATTGCTCTGCTCCTATTTAGCACGCATTCATTTAATTTAAAGACCGCCCCTTTTTTCCTTAAGTTCGCTCCCGACTGAGCCGATAACAACTCCAGATAAGTGCATGCAAATACGTATTTTTTGCATTTTTTAAAAATAATTACCGGGGGTGACCGTGGCTGACGGGAAACCATCAAAAAAAGACAAAAAGAAACCATTCGACCGGCTCACAAAACGGATCGTTACCTCCTTTTACAGCCTGACCATCGCTCGCAAACTGATGCTGGGATACACGGTCCTGCTGCTTCTGCTGGTGGGCATCTCGGTGCTGGCGCTATACAATCTAAACAATCTGAATGAAATCAACAGCAGCATCCATGAAACCGATCTGCCGGTGGCCAACATATCGGGCAAAATGATCGATGTCATCCTGGCCCAGGAATTTTATGTCCAGCGTTACCTTATTTTAAAGAGCTCGGATGTGTTTAAGGATTTTTGGCACAAGGAAAAGGAATTTAACGAGCTGGTCGAAAAGCTGCAGGCCTTGCCCGGTCAAAAAGATTATCCCATCCAGGAAATCGTCAGCCTGCAAACCGAATATAAATACATCCTCTCAGAAGCCATCGGTTGGATCGAGGATCCCGAGTCTCCGATATCCAAGGCATTTGAGAAAAATATCAAAACCCAGCAGGAAAAGATCATAGCGGTCATCAAGAAAATGCAGGCCCGCGCGCTGCGGCAGCAGAAGAAAAAAACCGCCGAAACAGCCACCATTGGCCGCTACGCGTTTAAGGCTGCGGCGATTTTATGCGGCCTGGGGCTGCTGTTCTCGCTGACAGCCGCTTTTGCCATCACCCACAATATTGCCGGGGCCATCAAAAAATTAAAGCTCGCCACCGGCAAAATCGCGGAGGGCGATTTTGATCACCGGCCTCAGATTCCCAACAAAGATGAGCTCGGTGATCTGGCCGATTCATTTGGCACCATGGCCCAGCGCTTAAAACGGCTGGAGGAAATGTATCTGGATACCAGCCCGCTGACGCGGTTGCCCGGCGGCATCGCCATTGAAAATGTGCTCAACAAGCGCATCGAAGCCGGCGTCCCGATTGCTTTCTGCCTGATGGATATCGATAATTTCAAGGCCTACAACGATCATTACGGATACGCCAGGGGGAATGACATCATCCAGGCCACCGCCGAAATTATCAGTGAGGCAACTGCCAGGTACGGGTCTGAAGATGATTTTATCGGCCACATCGGCGGTGATGATTATGTGCTAATCACCACCCCGGACCTTTATCCGCGCATTTGCCAGTCGATTATAGATCATTTTGATCGCACGATTCCCACCTTTTACGATAAGGCCGACTCCAAGCGCGGCCATATTGTCGGCGAAAACCGCCAGGGTCAGGAAGTCAAATTTCCTCTGGCATCCCTGTCTATTGCGGTGGTCACCAATGTTAAACGCAAATTTAAGAACCACCTCCAGATCGGGGAAGTGGCCGCTGAAATGAAAGAACACGCCAAAACAGTGAAAGGCAGCACGTTCATGGTGGATCAGCGCGGCGACGGATCACGCAAAGGCAAAAAAGATCGCAAACTCATCAGCCTGCAGGATGCCAAGCGAGGCTCAAAAGGATAATCAATGCAAACAATTAGGACACAAACGGTTGCGACCCTGCTGATGGTGCTCGTATTTTCTATCGTCGGTTGTACCCATACCACTAACACCGGAACAGCCCCATCGGTTCAGGCCAGCCCTGCACCAGTGGCAAACGAAAAGCACAGTAAAGAAATTGCCAAGCTCAATCAGCTCGTCAAGAATAAAGGTAAATCTTCGGCAACCAAAGAGGCCCATCTAAAGCTGGCTAAGCTTTACTCAGACCATAAAAATCACAACCGCAATTATCAGAAGGCCTTAACCCACCTGCAGGCCTACATGCGCATGGACAAATCAAAAGCCAACGGGGAAACGCTCAATTGGCTGGCGTCTTTAAAGGAAATTAACCGCCTGACCAAAGAACTCAACCGGCAACATGCACAAGTCAGCAAGATGCAAAAAAAACTTAAACAGTCCAAAAAAGAAACATCAGCGCTTACGCGCACCAACCGCAAATTAAGGCGCGAGGAAATCAGCCTGCGTGACAAAACCCGCAAACTTGAGGAATCGAATCTGAAATTGAAAAAGACCATCGAGATGCTCAAAAACCTCGATCAGCGGCTGGAAGAGAAAAGACGCAATTTCAACAGCAAAAGATAGATACCTAAATTGAGCGTTTCAAATTATAAAAATGAATCACTCTGTCTTTTGTTCAGTGAATTCTATCGATTTATATTTTTTTAAATTTGAAACCCTGGGGGATTGCCGATCTTACTCCGCCTCAGGCGGATTAGATGTCATTCCGCATAGGCAACTATAGCGGAACGGCATCTACCTTGTAGCTGCGGCAATCCTCCAGAGGCGGATCTTCGACCTCGACAATCGCTCAATAGAGGAGATAGTTAAATAGTTAAGCAGTTAAATGGTAAAATTAAAAATAGGCTGTTGAATGATTTGGTAACCGAAAAATTCATAAATTGGTTCGCTCACAATCTTGCTCGACGTATCGAAACACTGACCTTCAGCCCGACTTGCCCTGCGGATTCTTGACCAAAAAATTCAACCCGGCGTTCATATAATCGCATGTCTGCAACTTGATGTTTCGCAGCACATAAAAAAGAGCAGCGCGCCGACGCGTTGGCAGGAGAAAGGATCATTAAATGACGACAGATCATCACATTCCAAAAGAATTCGAGGCGGTCAAAGATAGCGATGAGAAGATTTACTGGGTGGGAAAACCCAATTTCGTGGCTTTCCTAGCCAGAGGCATACCATTTTTGTGCTTCGGACTTATATGGGGTGCCATCGATTATTTCGGGTTCATTAGAAATATGCCGCCGCAAGCGGCTGGATTCGCAATTCCCTTTTTTGCGCTTCACCTTTTTCCGTTCTGGGCCAGTATCCTTAATTTCGTACGGCTCTTTCTGGTCCATGGAAACACCTTTTATGCCTTCTCGAATAAACGCCTGATGATGAGAAGCGGATTCTGGGGAACGGATTTCAAGGCCATCGATTACGATAAGGTCTCCGACATAGAAGTGAACGTAAACCCCATCGAAAATATGCTCAATGTCGGCACGATTCAGGCTTTTTCAGGCCGCGTTTCCGATAAAGGTGGGCGCATATACGATAAGTTCATCGGGATTCAAAACCCCTATGAGGTTTTCAAGCGGATCAAAGAAGTCATGGTGGATATTAAAACCGACTGGAACTATCCGAATGCCATCCGCCCGGAAACCAACCCGGGCTATAAAACGAAATACGAGAAAGAGGGTTCCGGGCAAAAAACGCTTTAACAGATAGCGTCTCGCAGTTCATCAGGGAGGCACATGCTGCGGCATTTAACAACATTTTTGCTTTTAGGAGTATTAATACTTGGCGGTTGCCTGCTGGTGCAGGA of the Desulfobacterales bacterium genome contains:
- a CDS encoding MFS transporter: MDTEPTTSPYKIRNVRLFIAFRVFFNCRFYYPVFTILFLDYGLTLEQFALLNAAWAATIVLLEVPSGALADTVGRRNLLVFTGILMVIEMILLCFAPRGNAQLLFPIFLVNRILSGAAEAAASGADEAIAYDSLEAEGDVRDWPRVLEKQMWARSSAFIIAMSLGAAVYDPQLMQRVADALGLNVTFNQGITLRIPPLLTLLMAVFTLITAWCMRETEPRYQQAKTGGGSSIGQAFKLTFTAGGWILRTPFALVIILAGLVFDNCIRMIITLNSQYYRLIELPEATFGLIGSGLAILGLVMPRLARRLAQKHSPAFNLSVMAALTLIGLIGMTFFWPIIGLLPLIILVAVMYLENFFQSHYLNRITDSHQRATVLSFKGLSFNLAYGLIGVLYSLLLAYLSRGVVAAQPNIGDLQLENLVFVKSIAWFPGYFLLTMLAVLVLARWRLKNTDEHRRIG
- a CDS encoding LysM domain-containing protein; its protein translation is MAQSQDSSGKDFVLNSSYGETESMENAEDAYYGSGGTSNGQPFKHIYIALAGFLVLIVLTVVVIARTYSLAEKSQLLAMESRLEQLESRLGSMDGEGGLSQAGGSGNQLILLTERLDQLEANMTARIKNLATQLNTAAATAAPEAVKKAEAAPKAKPAKAAPAAKKQAPAKMHTVKQGENLYRISRRYNLSVDQLRQYNKLDSKAAIYPGQKLKISAPQ
- a CDS encoding HAMP domain-containing protein, which translates into the protein MADGKPSKKDKKKPFDRLTKRIVTSFYSLTIARKLMLGYTVLLLLLVGISVLALYNLNNLNEINSSIHETDLPVANISGKMIDVILAQEFYVQRYLILKSSDVFKDFWHKEKEFNELVEKLQALPGQKDYPIQEIVSLQTEYKYILSEAIGWIEDPESPISKAFEKNIKTQQEKIIAVIKKMQARALRQQKKKTAETATIGRYAFKAAAILCGLGLLFSLTAAFAITHNIAGAIKKLKLATGKIAEGDFDHRPQIPNKDELGDLADSFGTMAQRLKRLEEMYLDTSPLTRLPGGIAIENVLNKRIEAGVPIAFCLMDIDNFKAYNDHYGYARGNDIIQATAEIISEATARYGSEDDFIGHIGGDDYVLITTPDLYPRICQSIIDHFDRTIPTFYDKADSKRGHIVGENRQGQEVKFPLASLSIAVVTNVKRKFKNHLQIGEVAAEMKEHAKTVKGSTFMVDQRGDGSRKGKKDRKLISLQDAKRGSKG
- a CDS encoding PH domain-containing protein, with protein sequence MTTDHHIPKEFEAVKDSDEKIYWVGKPNFVAFLARGIPFLCFGLIWGAIDYFGFIRNMPPQAAGFAIPFFALHLFPFWASILNFVRLFLVHGNTFYAFSNKRLMMRSGFWGTDFKAIDYDKVSDIEVNVNPIENMLNVGTIQAFSGRVSDKGGRIYDKFIGIQNPYEVFKRIKEVMVDIKTDWNYPNAIRPETNPGYKTKYEKEGSGQKTL